In the Balaenoptera musculus isolate JJ_BM4_2016_0621 chromosome 2, mBalMus1.pri.v3, whole genome shotgun sequence genome, GATGCTATCTACTGGGGAAAACGTCTATGCATGTAGGGTACATTGTCTTCCGTCCTGGCAGCAGATGGACTGCAGGTGAAAACACTCATCATTTAGAAAGTAGGTTAGTTATTTCATTAGTGGTACTTGAGAAAGTCCCATTTATGCCAAACCAGCAGCACccctaaataaacaaaactttaaatttaCAGCATGACGTGTAACGTACAAAAGTTTTTGAGCAACTGGTTTCCCGCAGACACAGATGTCAGCATCTGCTGTCAGTTCCAGCTCACATGGGAGAGAGTCACAAGTGTTCTTACCAATAGCTACTCCTGAACGGAGCTGCTACTTTCtgtatattttcaataaaatcatTTACATCTGTAACAAGGATGCCACTGTTTTCAAAGACTTCTCTGGAGACAACAGGCTTttctgtaaaaggaaaaataacttttggTGAAAAAAttcattagtattttttaaaagtagcaaaatcccttttattgaaaaaaaaaagactcatacaCGTGAAGGGAAAAGCAAGCCTGTTTCGAGTGAGGAATGAGGTTGGAGCTCTAGGACCAGCCCCCTccatgggtgggagggagggagttgaaACCAGGAGCTGAAACCACTGAtgggcattcattcattcctggagtacttttttaaaagcttagaTGGTTATACTTAACAGATCTAGtacacgtttttttttttctattaacagGACAAAACCCACAATACCTGCTGCCCCAGCCTCGTGTGCGTTTATTCCTGGCCGCCAATGACTCCACTTGGAAGGACGTTTCTAGAGTGGACCTACTGGGCGTTAACTGGTTGATGAAAATTAGAACTAAGGCTATGAATTTACCTGTAAGGAAGACGGCAAACCTGGCATGGACATGCTGAATTTGCAGGTTTAGCagacatttcaggtgctcagctTTTGTTGATGATCGGGAGTCACACTGGTGATAATGAAGCAGCTCAATGATATTTGCACTctgatacgatttcaatattAAGTTCTTTTTATGTGCAATTGAATCCACtctgaaaaatacacaaaaatgttaaatttagaTAAGTCTAAGTTTGTGAAAGattttctgtatcttaattttCAGTTGCTTTATTCCTAGACTTTTTCTGGCCTTCACTATACTTAGTCAaactccttttcccttctttgttcttctgtacGACAAACTTGGCTTCCCAGACGTCACCGTCCTGTCGAGTTCCCTCAAAACATTCCGAGTGTACTTACTCCTCGCTCCGTCAGGAGGGACAGCACACGGCCGTCGAACGCTGCTTCCAGCCATGTGGCTGGCAAGCCTGCCGCTCATTCCCAGCGGGCCCCTTCCTGCATCCTGTCTCGTACAGCAGTGCTTCCCGGGCTTTGTCTCTCCAAAACCAGTCTACTTCTTTTTGGTTAGATAGTCACCAACTTCATTAAGATCATCTAACAGCTAGAATTTTCTCACCTCACTTTAAATcttgtttctaccttttattcTTCCTTCTAGAGGAAAATGTTCCATCCTGCAGCCCCTCCAGCACTCACACCCTCGCTCCTGCTTGCTGGAGAAAACCCAAAGCCTGCGTATTCCCATAGCTCTAGTCACACCATGAACTGCGTCACGATGATGAATTTCTTCCCAGGCTTTATCCTTCATACATGTAAATTTATATGCCTGGCATCATACTGTACATAGTTTATCACTGTGAACAGAAATTTTTTATATGCTTCTAGTTACTATTTTACACTATGTGTGgcattattttgcatatttaaataattatgtatCTATTTAGTCCTGTATTTGCCTAGAGATGAATTAGAGGATGGTTTTGTAGCTACTGATAACCACGCatggtttttgttctgttttgttttagttttggacaatttctccccacctccaaggGCAAAAGGATATGATAAGTTTTCTGAAAAGTTCTCACTATTCGAGACTGGCCTGATTTGAAGAGATTCCAGTGACATAAGTGTCTCTGTTTACGCAAAGTCCTACGCATGCTGAATTAATTTACACTGACCGATCTTAACAGGCGTGCTGTGCCACCTCAGCTTTCATCTGCTTCTGTACTTACTCCTGAAGTTGAACCTTCCCTCTGAAGTGCTGTTAACTAAGCCCTGTGAGGGCCCCTTGGAGCCCTTCCTCCCTGACAGTCTCAGCTCTCGGTTCcgctccctcttttcctcctgtACGAGTTCCTCTCCTAAGTGCAAGCCTTTCCCCAACTGCTATTCTCAGCCATCTTTCGAGATCCCGTGCACATCCACGATTTCAGTTGTCTTCCTCTGGAGAAAGCAGTGTGGTCAAACAGAAGGTAACTGTCAGGTCGGAGACGAACATTCCGCGTCAAAGCCCAGCTTCCTGACTTCCTCCTTGTCTGCCTGGGTCAGGTCTGGCATCCTCTGTGCCTCAACTTCCACATCATTAAAGTGGGTTTGTACTGTCTACTTCTTATGTGTGAACTTATTAGGACAGTCCTGTGACAGATGACCTGTCCCATCTACAGACTCCCCCAGTCCACCTCTGCGTTCCCACACTCCCTTTCCGTCTCATTACAACCTGCAGGCCCATCTTTGATATGGAAGGGCCTCCCGCAGGCCCCAAGTCTCTTCATTTAAGGAGGTCTGCCAGTTTCTAGTCTATTAAGAGTTAAATTAAGGCTACATGCTGGTCTCAATGTTTCTGTCCTTATAACTGGAGCAACctaatttatgaataaatatcCAAAAACCCAtaggtgaatttattttttttacattttaggaTTCCTGTGTGTGTCTGACTTGGTCACTGTTGGTCTGGAGAAGGCAACTCAGACTCTGGATTATGGTCACAACACAGCTTCCTGCACTGAAAGCCTtgctataaaaacaaaacccGAAAAACAGTTCACAGACCTAAACACTGCCTTCAGTGATATAGATGATTTGTGTTCTTGCAAACTGACCTTGTGGCAACACTTGGACGACACTGGTCCAGAGCTCAGGGAGCCTTTCTGGGTGAACCTGGGTGTTTCCACCCTCCCCCATACCCAGGCCTTACATTCCATAAAGGTCTCACCTCACATcttcttttagctttttattttccctgtagTGAAGCAACCACTTCCATCTTCCATTTCCATTTAGTTTCTCCAGGATTTTGACAATTTCCTTCAGTTGTACTACAGAATAGAACAAGTTTGACAAGAGAAGATGATGTATTTTAGGGTTTTTGGCTTGTCTAGTCAAAGCCCAGGGATGATTATTTGTGAGAATAAGGCCCCATGTTTGAGTGTTGACCATCACTGCCACTCCTGTAGCTGGGCAGGAAGGATGCTGTACCGCACTTTAACCCGTGGTCCCTCAACCCAGCCCCACCTTCTCACACTAGCAGGAGAGAGGAGCACTGCAGTCATTAGCAGTTAAAAACTCTGAGTGTATATAAATCTATGGATGGAACAAAAGTGGGGTCCTGTTGCAATAGAGATAAGATAGTTCTAGGCTTCTAAATACAGAATCTACAAATATTTCCAATTCCACTTTCCATGCAACAACATTCATGCTTGTTAAGGTACGTCCTCCTCTTCGTCCTTCAATGGACAAGTGGTATCCATATTTACTTCTAATGTGCTATCAGAGCTGGGCAGGTTTTGATTGTACATAAAGTATCTGCCCTGTGCTCTAACATTCTTTGATGTCAAATTCAGTGCCCTGagagaaattatttatatatgaGTGTTTAAGCAGATAACTGAGAAGACTTCCAGTAGCCATCTTTTAGATATCCATGATACTGACAAAATGGTAGGGGCGATGGCAACAGAAATGGAGGAAAGAGGGCTGATTCTAAACAAATATGTAGCTGACTTGATTTGGCAAAGGGAGGAATTGAATATAACAAACTCTCAAATGTGTATGAGTAGTTTAGCCACATTACTGAGAGGTTTGGTGGTGAAGGTAATCGGTTAATACAAAAGAGGTCAAGAGCAAAGTGCTTATTTAGCACAGCATATGACAGAAATTAAGCCCTCAACAGATGGTGACATATTATTTTGAGTTGATGCTaatttctttttgatgaaataatatttgaatcaCTGGGCAAGGAGAAGCTGATTTGACtagatgagaaaggaaaatgagagaCAAACCTAATGTTAAAGTTTCTAGTATTTTGTCATCTGACACCACAAAGCCTCCTGTCCGGAACAGCTCTTGGTAGGTGTAATCGAGGACGTCTTCAGGGCTGTCGACTCCGGCAAAGATGACACTGGGAAAGTGCTTCAGCTTCAGCAGAGAAGGAATCTGAAACATAAAAAGGTCCCCTGGTGAAGACAGGTTCATTGGGTCACTTTTGTCACTTCCATCCAAGGGTGTCCAAACTCAGGAACAGCTGGGAAATACCTTTAACCTTGATGACTGACTGGTAATTCTGTCAGTTAATAAGGAATTTTAACTCCATCAGCAATGCTGCAAACTCATTAAGATTAGTTAATTACAAAGTGGTCTCTCAACTCCAAAGGTGGGAGATGGAGTGAGGGGAGAACACCTGAGGTTTGGGACCTGTAATCAGGCAGGTGGCAAGCTCACCACCACCCTAGTCTCCCGCTTCACGTGGCATCCGTGCTGTGGGTTCAGTTCCTGCCTCCTGACGCAGGACCGTATGCCCAGGCCGAGCCTCGATGTCGGAGCTTTTTGGGACAAgcaattacttttatttaactGATAGGTAAATATGGTAACAAAGAGTTAAGAAAATTTTCACAAGTCCTTTTAAAGCAAGATTTATTACTGTTAGACATCAACAGATGCAGATTTATATTTCAGGTGAGAAAATTTTACCAGTCTCTTTTCATCGAAGTTCTCCCTTAGTCACTATGAAAATATTCTTAACTCTGAGACATAATTTGCCTTATGAATACCTTGGTAAATTACAACATTAGTATCAGTAGTACAGTATCTCAACCCCATTATCTTCCCACTTAGATTCAGTGGTATTGTGTTTTAACTTCTTCCCTAAATAAAAAGGCAGTGATGAGCCTGATAATTATAGAATAACATAAAATGCCCAGAATACATTTCTCTGTAAGAAAGTTACTTCCAAACCTACCTGATGCAAATGTGATGATATATCTTCATTTCTGATGATGACTATGAGCGTATCTTTCTCTCTGTGAAATGCTTGACAGAAATGCTGAGGTTCAATTTCTGTGTGGCCTCCTTTCCTTAGAATATGCTGAAAGATTTACAAATAgacattatttaaaaaaggaTACTTGCACAGAACTACTTTTACAGTTTACTAAAAATATCAAAGACCACATCCTGTTTACTAAATTATGTTCTAATAAGGCAACATAAATGGCAGTTTACCTTATTACCAGATGAGCTTTCACATATAAAATGACTCCTGGGTATCACTGACAACTGGatttagaagtttattttaaaggcaaAGCACTTCGTAATGAATCTTTCATGTTCATAAAGTATCAAAGGTGGATTCTTCTGAAACATCAGACTAATATACATACATGAATCTCACCCTCTTCAAGGGAGTTACCTTGGGGAGGcagatatttactttaaaaatgccaTCTCCAGTCAAAATGTTTCTACGACTTTTGACAATACCCATGATGCCTATGCATTACTTTGAGTATCGTTAACAAGGACGGATTCTGGAAGCTGGCAGTGGCTTGGACCCAGGCTTCGAAGAGTGGCGGGAGCCGGGTGTTACACTGTGCCTGGTTATGGGGCGCGGCTGTGTTCCACAGAGCAGTTCTGCAATAAGCCTCATTGGGAGGATAAGTTCGTGCAGTTAAAGAAATTCCTTAACCTTGTCCTCTGTGATTTTGACATTGTTTCTATCTGAAGGATTCTGGAGGTTTATCAAAAACACTGACCATcacttgttatttcctttctaaaataaGGAAAGGACTTTCCTTATTAGGAAAGTCCtaataaggaaaataaggaaataaggacTGACTTTGGTCAGTCTCCCCCCCCCAGATCTCAGGACAACTCAAATTTTGACTTCAAGTTTTCACTCAAAATGTATGGCAATGCTAACACAACacagtgaatcaactatactccaataaaaatttaaaaataaaatgagaaaaaaagtatgGTGATGTATTTTCAAAGACATTCCTACAGACAAGATATCTTTTAACAAAGAGCtccttaaaatatctaaatataaatCCTTATAAATCCTCACCTATTTTACTAATAAACGATTTGAATTAATACATTTTCTGATAGGTTCAACATTTTCATCAGCTCCTGTGGAATTCTGGGCCATCTTGTCACACCCTGTCACACCCTGAATCACCTTACGAGTAAACGGCCTGATACCCATCACTGGTGAATGCTCCAGGACAGACGGATTCTCCACCATAGCTTtctgagctttttaaaaacactttgctCTTGATCACACTTTATTCTCAAATGTACTTTATATATGTCCACTTTCTCACTTGAAGTTTAGTTTTAAAGGTGCACACAATTTGTTATTTTCCGTTGTAAATAGTGGTCACATGATAAAATATTACCATGAAATGATACATTCACTACTGAAACAAGCATGTTATCTAGAAGTGTTCCTACGATAAATAAACTATCATCGCTGTGACTGCTCCCGTATGAAAACCAGCATCACCTGTGCTCTGTAAAAGACATGAGAACTAAGATAGTGCATTGTTGCTTTTGAGATGGAAGCAAAAAGAAATCAAGTATTTTGCTCAATGTGGCAAAACAAGGACATGGCCATGGTGCTAACTCAGTCGATCCCTGACTTATTTCAGCACAGGTCAGGGTGTGGCGTATCAGTCAGAGAAAATCAACTTTAATTcaaggttaaaataaataatttccagGTTACTTTTGGAGGCTAAGCACCTTCCAAAGACTGAAGGCCacttaatgctttattttttcaactaAAATCTTACCAAAATGGCACAGAAATTGCAACAAAGAcaatggggaggggggcgggcggAGGGCAGACCAGACATGGCAGTCATTTGTGAAGAACCTTCGACAACAAAAGGATCCTTAATTctacaaatttggaaaataagtatttaaaaatcatattaagtgATACAAAGCAGGAGCCATCAGCCGCCTCACAGGAGAACGTACTGCTGACTCCGGCGACACTGGGAAGCCTCGCGTTGAGGCCGGTTGCCTCGCTTTTCTAATCCACACTGTGCTGTGGTGGAGGGACCACTCTCTGTCAAGTGCAAACATGCTGCTCCTCATCGTTCAGAAACACTTCTCGGTGCCCTGCAGGGACCTCAGGAGAGTCCAAGTGCCCCCGCGTGACGTCCACGTGGCCCTTTTACCCCTGATGGTGATGGCCGTGCCCCCGGGTGCCCCCCACCCTTCAGGAAGCCTCCTCAGGCCCCATGCTTTCCCCCGGGCGGCGCTGATCCTCGACCCGCAGGTGCCTGCTGACTGCGACGTCCACACTGACCGATGCAGGGCAGGGCCCGCCAGGAGGCCAGCGCGCGGTCTGGGGCCTCGCGCTCCTCTGCAGCGGCCCCGGCATCTACACACCGCGCACCCGTCATGGCGACCGTCACGCTCGTCACTCAGCCCAGACGTTGCAAACATCTGCAGGCGCTCTGTGCTCCTCAGCAGCTTGGCGCTGGCAGGGGTCTCCTGGGACATGACATCCCGGGGCAGCCACCCCGACTTAACCAAGGACTTAGCACGAGGGCTGACACGCGTGGACCTGAAACAAATCTCGTCGGGCGTCGGGACCCGAACTCTTACTGGTCTACCGTCCACACCTGGTGAGAGGCCGGCATCCCCTCCTGAAGGAGAACGTCCCTGGGCCCCCGACCAGGTCTGCCACCCTCAGAACGACATCTTCGCACCTGCTCCGCCACACCTGCCACAGCTGCACAGGTATCTTTACCATGTTTCTCACGTCCCGTTAGACCGTGAGGATCAGGAGAGGCAACGTTCCCCTCACCCGTGCACGCGGGGCTCCAACACGCACACCTGAGAAGGACCCTGGATCCCCCTCACTCTCCACACTAGTGGAGGAACAcaggtaagttttttttaaagctgaattttACCTTtggcctgtgtgtgtatgtacaattGAATATGCCTCCACTGGTACTGTTTTATGAAAAGAACTCACTGCACTAACTCTGGAAAATCATACAAATCTTCAAATATAGTACAAACGGCAGATCCCTGTGGCCAAACCTTTAGTCTGCAGCGAAAGACTGAGCTGAGAAACTGAAACACCACTTCATATCATGGCTTCTTTCTGAAGCTGAGAATCCTGTATTACTTACAAAAAACTTAGACGGcaatcaaaataatataaactgTAAGAAACATGTGGCACTTTACCTTTGTTCTTGCAAAGAAGGACTTGTCCTCTGTCTCCACGAGGTGGAAGAGGAAGGTCCTGGTACAAGCCTCCTTCATGACCCTCTCCAGTTTGACGTGCAGACTGGTGCACAGGTCTGCGACCATGTCCTCGTAGGAGGCTGGCCGAGGGACAGAGGGGCACAGCTCTCGGGGTTCGGCTTCTCCAGGAGCAGCGTGGGGCTCTTTCTCCTGGAAGATGGCCTGGTGGCTGTTCTTCATCACCTTGTTGAATTCGGCGTATTCGTTGAGAATGAGGGAAATGTCATTCCGGGACTCTTTCAACGTACTGTTATATTTCAGTTTGTTGAGGTGGAATGAAACAGTCGAATTTCGTTCAGAGTTTGTGAGATGATTTCTATCGTGGCCACACCTCTTCCTCCAGAAGAAGGAGGAACGGTCCACACAGCTGGGTGTCTGCCCTCTCGCCTGCTGACCGTGGTGTCTGGGGTCTGAGTGCACAACTGTCACCATGAGGGGACTCCTGCTGCgggaggcaggaggcagcccCGGGGACTCGGGCACTTTTGTCGCAGGGAAAGCCCCCATGGCGCCCTGGAGAGGGGGCTCCTTAGGAAAGACGGCGGTGGAAGGGGCGGAACACGGAGCATCTCCCGTCTTCACAATTTGTTTTAGTTTATGTGCAAAACGCAGATACTCCAGATCTAAAGTGTTCTGGGTGAGGTCGTCTGCCACCTGCCAAGTGTCCGTCCAGGAGCTGCGCAAGCCGCCCTTGGCCGTGACGCCGGGGTGCCTCCACAGGCTGTGCAGGGTTCTTGTGGTGTCTCTCAGCTCTTTAGTGACAGTGAAGTTAGCGTAGGTCCTGGGGATCCCACGGAGATCTCGGATTTGGACGTAACAGGGCACACACTTATCTTCCTTCTTTAATCCCACGGGCCAGCTTCTGGGAGGAATGCCCGTCTCCAGCCCTGGAACCTGGCTCGAGTAGCCCCAGTCATCATGATCGCTATTGTTTAGGTTCAGGAAAGAGTCAAAACCATCTTTGGAAGTACGTTCTTTTTTCTCGGTGTGACTACATCGCAAAGTACAGGACTCTTCCGTATCTAATCTGGGGTTTCCACACTCACCAAAAGAGTCTTGATCtgagtctccagaaagtggttcATAATGGATGTCAGAGTTCACACTGATATCCATGCCTCCACCTCGGGTCACAGCGCTCCCCTCAGCCCTCAGCCCCTCATCAGCACTCTTATCTTCCACCTGCTCTTCAAAGACCCCACAAACAAGAGGGGCACAAGATTTGGGAACAAAGGAAGCAGAAGGCTCTGTATCGATAGTCTCACCGGTTGCTGCTGCGTTCTGGTAAGAATCAGCATGTAAATACACGGGGAAAAGCCCACCATTCAGCAGACCTCTTGCTGCACACGGTGACCCATCTTGCAGCATGTGGGCCGGTTTGTGTCTGCCTTCTGAAGAGGTGATGTGCAGCGGAGAGCCGACACCTCCTAGATCTATAGCTCTTTCACATAACTCAGCTCCAGTTCCATTATTCTTGAGCAGACCGGCCATTCTGACGACCGAGATTTCCTGTGTTTGAAACTCCATCCCTGCATTGCTGGGTCCTGCCCTGTGGGTTAGGGCGGCCCCTCCCGAGGAGAGGGTGGGCTTGGGGAGCTCCAGGTACCCGCGGGCCTGCACAGCCTCAGCTCCGTCAACTGGGTCAAAGCGCAAGGACTTAACCAGGATGTAACAGTGTTCATCTGTTTTCAAATCACTGCTCGAGACATTTTCCTTAAGGCTTTTAGGGCTGGTCTGCTGTTTTAATGACACATTCACACCACTTGGTGTGGTTGTAGAAACAAACGTGTCGGCAAAAGACTTATTTTCAAGGATCTTCTGAGGACTAAACGGAGGCTCACTGGTCTCCACGACAAGATGACTTAGGTGGGGATTTCTGTTCTCTACATTCATTGGCTGCAGTGGATTTCTTGATGTTACCAGGTTTTCTAGAGAATCTCTGCATGTGGCAGCTGAGGCAGGCTGGTTTAACTCTGCATCATGGCGTGGCACCTTTTCTGAGAAAGAGAAACCCTCACCACACTCACTTGGGACAATTTCCTCAGTGACTTCACCAGGAAGGGTTAAAAATCTATCTTTTCTTCCTGGGTGATTTTTTAGTATTAGAGGCATTTCAGCAGAAAGCTGCATTTGTTGTATCTGAGTTAAGTTATCTTGTCCCACTGGATGGGTGGGACCaacaaaagaattttctttttctgttatggCCAAATCTACTGACTCAACCTGGGAGGATCTGTCACTTTTCTCACAGTGTGCATCACAGAGTTTAAAACTACTTGGAGATACAGCCCGAGCTGGTTGCACTTCTTCACCCGGTACCTGGCAGTCAGGGCTAGAAGCTGGTGACACTTCTTCAATTAAAGAACCGAAGGGGAAGTCTGAAGCAACATGAACTTCCTCCGCAACCTCAAGGGCACAGGTTTCTTTAGAAAGTATGAAAGCCACTGTCTGTAACTTATCACCTTTTCTCTCACTTTCTAGTGGTTTCATTGACGTGTGACGAGCAGAGTTCACGTCAGGCACCTCTTCAGGCTCAATTATTTCTTCCGCTGTCTCCTGAAGCTCTAAGCAGGGTAACGGGGCCTCCTGCTGCTGCTCCATTTCACCAGCGGGTGCTTCTTCCCTGGGACTCGTGGGCGGTGATATGGTGAGAGTGAGGTCAAGGTCAGAATCCTCCTCTGATAACTCGAGGCTGACTTCCTCTCTATTCACAGATAGGCTGGTTTGTTTGGTAAATGCAGAATTAAATGATTCAAAACTCATATTTTCACTGTTTAGACCACTCTTGTCATTCTTTAGTTCTGAAGAGCCATCCGAAGCATTCCTCATTGATGGGATGCAGTCAAGTGAATCCTTTTCTTCCAAGGGGGCAGAGGCTGACGATGAGACTACTTCTTCAAGCTGGGACGGCTCTACAATCTCTTCCGAAGAGATGCTAAAGAGACTCTGAGTCGACAGAAGACATTCTTGAGAGACCTTCATTTCTTCTCTGGGTAACAAATAATTAGAACTTTTAACCAGTGATAATGCCTCTGTTACCAGGGAATTATCAGATGGCGATGGTGAGCCTGCAACAGCCTGTCCTTTCTGTAATGAACACATTTCTTTAGCAAGTGTCTCTCTACTCACTGAGGAGGCACAAAGGTACTTAGCGCCTTGTTGTCCTGACATTGCCAGAGAGGGAATGTCCCTAAGACCCTGTGTCTGTGCCTTTTCAAATGCGGACACAGGATGTCTAAGGCTTGTAGCAGGTGATACTTGTTTAATCAACTCCACATTAAAGGTTGTAGGTTtatcagctctatttacaacttCTGTCTGTATTGGTGCATaggcatttttttcaaaagtgagTGTAACCGGTTCCAGATTAATCATTACATACCCCATATCATCCTTCCCTTCCAACGATGGCTGACATTCTTTGTTTATGGGGCTGCTATGCTGGATAAGGCCCTGCAAAGCACctgtttttgtttgcatttttgcaTGAAAAACATCAACTTTGCTTTCAAGGGTGC is a window encoding:
- the TASOR2 gene encoding protein TASOR 2 isoform X4, with translation MGRKLNAHLRSAAAVAAQRTVFETVSLSSDSLFQSAVSILHTSYLDSASEHGFQYSQVTLVKNDIFLNEYKTFYQEKKASNYTHEELQETYGFLLFETENQAKLVCQRGLCVGSSAITTLGDPGKGVYISKYSDYLHARPWYHGKSGYVVIFNLIKGKVKFVSENYTTNYTSPSSGYDCHVAANTNKVSHKTSHFRTFELSQYYLYELSGSTVIERPRQICPYMIVAFQYREPKKMAAPAHNHKSVLELKENVLISPWKGKLIIQDCLLCDITLWSSYGTVVPKQLPHELDFKYVMKVSSLKKRLPEAAFRKQNYMEHKVCCQDMCFNMYEVELSNKQGEKVDKLTEYIKREQLAIIKCLEDREFFILLTSSALMSEASFGEEQMGLHGLHLFHSSLSAGLKDLKVEDDISLKVVPILPALNCALLEAKKSFSEKGICLNTLVKHNFQELYKVDKSSSLTAASQDGIKETAFFGKVSSGFDLTPPAEKCPLQSLTQLRSYISDPNGYILEVSTVLDLLAECPQSPCISDGICDVGFSLVMTPDPEFHDSEAEVRKETETQKNSEEMFKARQGALVPLSPASNLRVQPKRKASTLPVVQSKRVNLCRPFPKRTSAGANKGPDSPTTLKLVKGQFPQKRKRGAEVLTAQFVQTTKLDRKNQEAPISKDVPVSTNAKRARKRETSPVKTVPRAKPPVKKSPQKQRVNIVKGNQNPRIRKQPQPAKGETSSQLQSEISDGQEDVISISTAQPENITVAPKDPPENSIVNCDSQALNMLADLALSAATSTTPSSEPRNFPCSSELPQNDVLLSKEHSLRGTSDHEYHRVVKSQKGGPLSKPSSDKSNLTSDPTVSQEDESLVPGIQAPAEVQSALPEETLESSDASQSSFVAVEHSYALLLAEHSKKHLQQRGAPGPAFAKNGTKGPEAGTPVGKVMPFRHQQITSPLQKLSEAPALRRRSRLLPSSLQDFCRSHTVFSCDGSFKVTFKCEADYVFSLDSKYTNNPLEKTVIRALHGPWNTDLPDNVEEVKLLLHMWVALFYSNQNKVIRSSRKVVEHSNPAKYVSINSTLESFEFSEIEESSGVERCSVDPLLETNEAPRGPTAEVSFPDTDPLLPFMKPPPVRGLELWVQNEQKEMFATAGHPETPESQNFIYSCNNEIIGGKAKQESSDKLETSNLVLSSIGSTQTNGSSIPAEDKTFEPLDSTQVTSYNDTVTQSTFARTYDGISSPSMICQKSVYSTLESKVDVFHAKMQTKTGALQGLIQHSSPINKECQPSLEGKDDMGYVMINLEPVTLTFEKNAYAPIQTEVVNRADKPTTFNVELIKQVSPATSLRHPVSAFEKAQTQGLRDIPSLAMSGQQGAKYLCASSVSRETLAKEMCSLQKGQAVAGSPSPSDNSLVTEALSLVKSSNYLLPREEMKVSQECLLSTQSLFSISSEEIVEPSQLEEVVSSSASAPLEEKDSLDCIPSMRNASDGSSELKNDKSGLNSENMSFESFNSAFTKQTSLSVNREEVSLELSEEDSDLDLTLTISPPTSPREEAPAGEMEQQQEAPLPCLELQETAEEIIEPEEVPDVNSARHTSMKPLESERKGDKLQTVAFILSKETCALEVAEEVHVASDFPFGSLIEEVSPASSPDCQVPGEEVQPARAVSPSSFKLCDAHCEKSDRSSQVESVDLAITEKENSFVGPTHPVGQDNLTQIQQMQLSAEMPLILKNHPGRKDRFLTLPGEVTEEIVPSECGEGFSFSEKVPRHDAELNQPASAATCRDSLENLVTSRNPLQPMNVENRNPHLSHLVVETSEPPFSPQKILENKSFADTFVSTTTPSGVNVSLKQQTSPKSLKENVSSSDLKTDEHCYILVKSLRFDPVDGAEAVQARGYLELPKPTLSSGGAALTHRAGPSNAGMEFQTQEISVVRMAGLLKNNGTGAELCERAIDLGGVGSPLHITSSEGRHKPAHMLQDGSPCAARGLLNGGLFPVYLHADSYQNAAATGETIDTEPSASFVPKSCAPLVCGVFEEQVEDKSADEGLRAEGSAVTRGGGMDISVNSDIHYEPLSGDSDQDSFGECGNPRLDTEESCTLRCSHTEKKERTSKDGFDSFLNLNNSDHDDWGYSSQVPGLETGIPPRSWPVGLKKEDKCVPCYVQIRDLRGIPRTYANFTVTKELRDTTRTLHSLWRHPGVTAKGGLRSSWTDTWQVADDLTQNTLDLEYLRFAHKLKQIVKTGDAPCSAPSTAVFPKEPPLQGAMGAFPATKVPESPGLPPASRSRSPLMVTVVHSDPRHHGQQARGQTPSCVDRSSFFWRKRCGHDRNHLTNSERNSTVSFHLNKLKYNSTLKESRNDISLILNEYAEFNKVMKNSHQAIFQEKEPHAAPGEAEPRELCPSVPRPASYEDMVADLCTSLHVKLERVMKEACTRTFLFHLVETEDKSFFARTKHILRKGGHTEIEPQHFCQAFHREKDTLIVIIRNEDISSHLHQIPSLLKLKHFPSVIFAGVDSPEDVLDYTYQELFRTGGFVVSDDKILETLTLVQLKEIVKILEKLNGNGRWKWLLHYRENKKLKEDVRVDSIAHKKNLILKSYQSANIIELLHYHQCDSRSSTKAEHLKCLLNLQIQHVHARFAVFLTGKFIALVLIFINQLTPSRSTLETSFQVESLAARNKRTRGWGSRYCGFCPVNRKKKTCTRSVKYNHLSF